One Cardiocondyla obscurior isolate alpha-2009 linkage group LG02, Cobs3.1, whole genome shotgun sequence genomic window, ATTAGACAATAATCTGTCTAATCCAGGCTGATACTGAATGAACTTTGGACGGATAAGGCGGCGGTATAAGATCAAGGAACCATTGTACTCAGTTGGTGCCATCAACCAAACATAGAATATACACTgtgtacataaatttataatttataatacctGACCTTGAGTCTTATCATCAAgaattaagttatttttaagatGATACCTTGAACAACCAGTAAACTGGAAACCAGCAGACAATATATTCAGAAAAAAACTCTACAATAGTAAATACAGCAAAAACGACCCAATAAGTGAGCCACTTTGAGTCATCATCTTTTTTTGGACTCTCTAGTGCCTTCATAGACTGGTATGCAGGATAAACAAAACCGATTAAGTTGCATACTAGCTGTTGTCCTAATCCAAACACCAAGTATACAGCCAGCAGTATCAATGATCCTATTAGCATAcaaataatgaatttaataacaataatttataaaagacacataaaaaaatatagttacttATTCAGATCTgagtataattttacgatatttctaacaataaatgtcATTAAATTAACTGTAAATATAATCGAGTCAATCATAtctataattagaaatattataaaattataactggATTCAAAAGTAACTGTCCTTACATTGTAAGTgctttaatttgaatttaactTACTGTTGATTGCAAGAAATTCTGACGTAAGCGAAAAATACGGAGTACTTTGAACGAGATACTATCGATTAACTTGGGCAAAGATCAacaagttataaattttcggAAGAGTAATTGATGCAATATATTGCGGAAAAAATGGAGCAATGCAAAAAAGAAGGTTAGACACATTTATTCGGTTGCGTAATGAGTGCGCGGTAATGCATACCGAAAGACTACGATAATATGTAAGTGTGCGGCCGAGTAATAATTCAAATGCGGAAGAG contains:
- the LOC139109123 gene encoding receptor expression-enhancing protein 5 — its product is MARIAAVKEYLEKALRDESKPWAKLFVCAEEKTGVDRLYIFVGSLILLAVYLVFGLGQQLVCNLIGFVYPAYQSMKALESPKKDDDSKWLTYWVVFAVFTIVEFFSEYIVCWFPVYWLFKCIFYVWLMAPTEYNGSLILYRRLIRPKFIQYQPGLDRLLSNARDTAVKTAAEALLTNKQD